The following coding sequences lie in one Microvirga sp. 17 mud 1-3 genomic window:
- a CDS encoding DMT family transporter, with protein MTTRTATSIGFTAILLWSLLALLTVLTGEIPSYQSAVPTFQLLAMTFLIGGLIGMANWLKRPAGLKSLRQKPVVWVLGLGGLFGYHALYIAALRLAPAAPAEVGLLNYLWPLLIVLFSSLLPGEYLKRAHIAGALLGFTGVVVLLAGRDTLEVRTEYLIGYGCAVVAAFVWAGYSVLSRRFGQVPTSAVAGFCLATALLSFLCHILFEVTVWPLTLQQWLAILALGVGPLGGAFYVWDIGMKHGDIRLLGIASYAAPVLSTLLLVMLGYDKPTLALAIACGLIVIGALVATVTPKSRS; from the coding sequence ATGACGACGCGCACCGCCACCTCGATCGGCTTCACGGCCATCCTCCTCTGGTCTCTCCTGGCCCTGCTGACGGTATTGACGGGGGAGATTCCCTCGTATCAGTCCGCGGTCCCGACATTTCAGCTCCTGGCGATGACCTTTCTCATCGGAGGACTTATCGGCATGGCGAACTGGCTGAAGCGGCCTGCCGGTCTCAAGTCGCTGCGTCAAAAGCCGGTTGTTTGGGTTCTCGGCCTTGGCGGGCTGTTCGGCTATCACGCCCTTTACATAGCCGCCTTGCGTCTTGCCCCGGCGGCGCCGGCGGAGGTCGGGTTGCTCAATTACCTCTGGCCGCTCCTGATCGTGCTGTTCTCATCGCTGTTGCCGGGCGAGTATCTGAAACGGGCCCATATCGCAGGAGCGCTGCTCGGTTTCACGGGAGTCGTGGTGCTTCTCGCCGGACGAGACACGCTCGAGGTGCGCACCGAGTATCTGATTGGTTATGGCTGCGCTGTCGTCGCTGCCTTCGTCTGGGCAGGTTATTCGGTTCTGTCCCGGCGTTTCGGTCAAGTGCCCACAAGCGCAGTGGCGGGCTTCTGCCTCGCCACCGCGCTTCTGAGCTTCCTCTGTCACATCCTCTTCGAAGTGACCGTCTGGCCTCTGACATTGCAGCAATGGCTGGCGATCCTGGCCCTCGGCGTCGGCCCCCTGGGAGGGGCGTTTTACGTCTGGGACATCGGCATGAAGCACGGGGATATCCGTCTCCTGGGCATCGCATCCTATGCTGCGCCCGTCCTGTCGACCCTGCTGCTCGTCATGCTTGGATATGACAAGCCGACGCTCGCCCTCGCCATCGCGTGCGGGCTCATCGTCATCGGCGCGCTCGTCGCCACCGTCACGCCTAAGTCTCGGTCGTGA
- the phbB gene encoding acetoacetyl-CoA reductase, with protein sequence MARVTLVTGGTRGIGAAISRKLKEAGYKVVANYHGNDEAASRFKTETGIPVYKFDVSDPAACEAGIRTIESEFGPIEVLVNNAGITRDGMFHRMTFEQWSAVIRTNLDSMFTCTRPVIEGMRERGFGRIILISSINGQKGQMGQANYSAAKAGVIGFAKALALENANRGITVNVIAPGYIATEMVQAVPEEVLKSKILPLIPVGRLGEADEIARSVLFLAGDEAGFITGSTLTVNGGQYMA encoded by the coding sequence ATGGCGCGCGTCACGCTGGTCACGGGAGGAACCCGTGGCATCGGAGCTGCGATTTCACGGAAGCTGAAGGAGGCCGGCTACAAGGTCGTTGCCAATTATCACGGCAATGACGAAGCCGCGAGCCGGTTCAAGACCGAGACGGGGATCCCCGTCTACAAGTTCGACGTGTCCGATCCGGCCGCCTGCGAGGCCGGCATCCGCACCATCGAGTCCGAGTTCGGCCCTATAGAAGTTCTCGTGAACAATGCGGGCATCACCCGGGACGGGATGTTCCACCGCATGACCTTCGAGCAATGGTCTGCGGTGATCCGCACCAACCTCGATTCCATGTTCACCTGCACCCGCCCGGTCATCGAGGGCATGCGCGAGCGGGGCTTCGGGCGCATCATCCTGATTTCGTCCATCAACGGGCAGAAGGGCCAGATGGGCCAGGCGAACTACTCGGCCGCCAAGGCCGGCGTCATCGGCTTCGCCAAGGCGCTCGCCCTGGAGAATGCCAACAGGGGCATCACCGTCAACGTCATCGCGCCGGGCTACATCGCCACCGAGATGGTCCAGGCCGTGCCTGAAGAAGTCCTCAAGTCCAAGATCCTGCCGCTCATCCCCGTCGGGCGCCTGGGCGAGGCCGACGAGATCGCGCGCAGCGTTCTCTTCCTGGCCGGAGACGAGGCGGGCTTCATCACCGGCTCGACGCTCACGGTGAACGGCGGGCAATATATGGCCTGA
- a CDS encoding acetyl-CoA C-acetyltransferase gives MARDNIVIVGATRTAVGSFNGAFGNTPAHELGAVAIKAALERAKVEAAEVDEVILGQILTAGQGQNPARQAAMAAGIPQEKTAWGLNQLCGSGLRTVAIGLQQIANGDASIIVAGGQESMSQAPHAAHMRSGTKMGDFKLIDTMLKDGLMDAFHGYHMGNTAENVAQRWQLTREEQDQFAVASQNKAEAAQKAGRFKDEITPVTISTRKGDIVVDQDEYIRPGTTIEAIAKLKPAFSKDGTVTAGNASGINDGAAAIVLMTEAEAERRGLTPLARIASWATAGVDPAIMGTGPIPSSRKALEKAGWKVSDLDLVEANEAFAAQALAVNKDMGWDPSIVNVNGGAIAIGHPIGASGGRVLVTLLHEMGRRTAKKGLATLCIGGGMGIAMCLER, from the coding sequence ATGGCCCGGGACAACATCGTCATCGTCGGCGCGACACGCACGGCCGTCGGCTCGTTCAACGGCGCGTTCGGCAACACCCCTGCCCACGAGCTGGGCGCCGTGGCGATCAAGGCCGCCCTCGAGCGCGCCAAGGTGGAGGCCGCAGAGGTCGACGAGGTGATCCTCGGCCAGATCCTCACGGCCGGACAGGGCCAGAACCCGGCCCGTCAGGCCGCCATGGCGGCCGGGATCCCGCAGGAGAAGACGGCCTGGGGGCTCAACCAGCTCTGCGGCTCGGGCCTGCGCACGGTCGCCATCGGCCTTCAGCAGATCGCCAACGGCGACGCCAGCATCATCGTGGCCGGCGGCCAGGAATCCATGTCCCAGGCGCCCCATGCGGCCCATATGCGCAGCGGCACCAAGATGGGCGATTTCAAGCTCATCGACACCATGCTCAAGGACGGCCTGATGGACGCCTTCCACGGCTACCACATGGGCAATACCGCCGAGAACGTGGCCCAGCGTTGGCAGCTCACCCGCGAGGAGCAGGACCAGTTCGCGGTCGCGTCCCAGAACAAGGCCGAAGCCGCCCAGAAGGCCGGGCGCTTCAAGGACGAGATCACGCCGGTCACCATCTCGACCCGCAAGGGCGACATCGTGGTGGACCAGGACGAGTACATCCGCCCCGGCACCACCATCGAGGCCATCGCGAAGCTGAAGCCCGCCTTTTCCAAGGACGGCACGGTGACGGCCGGCAACGCCTCCGGCATCAATGACGGCGCCGCCGCCATCGTCCTCATGACCGAGGCCGAGGCCGAGCGCCGCGGCCTGACGCCTCTGGCGCGCATCGCCTCCTGGGCCACTGCGGGCGTCGACCCGGCGATCATGGGTACGGGCCCGATCCCGTCCTCCCGCAAGGCCCTGGAGAAGGCCGGCTGGAAGGTCTCGGATCTCGACCTGGTCGAGGCCAACGAGGCCTTCGCGGCCCAGGCGCTTGCGGTCAACAAGGACATGGGCTGGGATCCATCCATCGTGAACGTTAATGGCGGCGCCATCGCGATCGGCCACCCCATCGGCGCCTCGGGCGGGCGCGTCCTCGTCACGCTGCTGCACGAAATGGGCCGCCGCACCGCCAAGAAGGGCCTCGCGACCCTGTGCATCGGCGGCGGCATGGGCATCGCCATGTGCCTGGAGCGCTGA
- the phaR gene encoding polyhydroxyalkanoate synthesis repressor PhaR: protein MATDKQTETQTDKQPTVIKKYANRRLYHTGTSTYVTLEDLAGMVRQGEDFVVFDAKTGEDITRSVLTQIIFEQENKEGQNLLPVTVLRQLIGFYGDSLQSLVPSYLEFSMENLSREQKKLREQMTQAFGPSAFQTMEEQVRKNMTFFSEAMRMFSPFAQRDGGAARPKTEAGEEGSAELQDLKRQMAEMQAKLDRLSHK, encoded by the coding sequence ATGGCGACGGACAAGCAGACCGAGACACAGACGGACAAGCAGCCCACTGTCATCAAGAAATACGCCAACCGACGTCTCTACCACACCGGCACCTCCACCTATGTGACCCTCGAGGATCTGGCCGGAATGGTCCGGCAGGGCGAGGATTTCGTGGTCTTCGATGCCAAGACCGGCGAGGACATCACCCGCTCGGTGCTGACGCAGATCATCTTCGAGCAGGAGAATAAGGAGGGGCAGAACCTTCTGCCCGTCACGGTCCTGCGCCAGCTGATCGGCTTCTATGGGGACAGCCTGCAATCCCTCGTGCCCAGCTACCTCGAATTCTCCATGGAGAACCTCTCGCGCGAGCAGAAGAAGCTGCGCGAGCAGATGACCCAGGCCTTCGGTCCCTCGGCGTTCCAGACCATGGAGGAGCAGGTCCGCAAGAACATGACCTTCTTCTCCGAAGCCATGCGCATGTTCTCACCCTTCGCCCAGCGGGACGGAGGCGCGGCCCGGCCGAAAACCGAGGCCGGCGAGGAAGGCTCCGCCGAGCTTCAGGACCTGAAGCGCCAGATGGCCGAGATGCAGGCCAAGCTCGACCGGCTCTCCCACAAGTAA
- a CDS encoding GGDEF domain-containing phosphodiesterase, translating into MTRKRQGRTGFFKGATLTRPTHSPPVADPQAALAALQGTIYEWDAASNALAWGPNAAEVLNLPPDALPPTGQALAGLVEPGTGPADRAGAIAAAGRAYDLRYALRFGTDRVVMVRDAGRATPDGQGGVSAVRGFLRIEKASEDMLPGAVGRRSALLARLNADIAEALRFSHSITLILGRIEDGEDGPAPERLARLLAPMMRRRDLLTALGSDRFAMVLASCAAWDAASAMKRLAGLLAAHGLPVKLGAASAPEHALGAMELLRLAEQALETALAGPDATVLHEARRRAPQPARPAPDPLDTVHILNARRLTLALQPVVDAQTRRAVLAHAQPFVVGEPGDQGGPLAPARPLKGANLPLLVDARMLELAADHLARRPDARVSLPVAPATLRDGEWLPMLAAHLGARPGIESRLLIELPESVLRHPGVTRGRLDALKALGVGVVLSGFGSGYATLAHLRHLPIDILKIDGVFTRILCGSTEDRLFVRRLIDIAQHLGIATLADGVDDEAEARRLATWGVDYLQGTVTGEAEPLPLPGLLPLRARRA; encoded by the coding sequence ATGACACGGAAGCGGCAGGGGCGGACTGGGTTTTTCAAGGGTGCGACCCTGACCCGGCCGACCCACTCCCCGCCTGTCGCCGATCCGCAGGCCGCCCTCGCGGCGCTCCAGGGCACGATCTACGAATGGGACGCGGCCAGCAACGCGCTGGCCTGGGGGCCCAATGCGGCCGAGGTGCTCAACCTTCCGCCCGACGCCCTGCCGCCGACCGGGCAGGCCCTGGCGGGTCTCGTCGAGCCTGGAACTGGCCCGGCCGACCGGGCCGGGGCAATCGCGGCAGCGGGACGCGCCTACGACCTGCGCTATGCCCTGCGCTTCGGTACCGACCGCGTCGTCATGGTGCGGGATGCCGGACGCGCGACCCCGGACGGCCAAGGCGGTGTCAGCGCCGTGCGCGGCTTCCTGCGGATCGAGAAGGCCAGCGAGGACATGCTGCCCGGAGCGGTCGGGCGGCGCTCCGCCCTCCTGGCGCGGCTCAATGCCGACATCGCCGAGGCCCTGCGCTTCTCCCATTCCATCACCCTCATCCTCGGCCGCATCGAGGACGGGGAGGACGGCCCGGCCCCGGAACGGCTCGCCCGCCTTCTCGCACCGATGATGCGCCGGCGCGATCTCCTCACGGCGCTCGGGTCCGACCGCTTCGCCATGGTGCTCGCCTCCTGCGCGGCCTGGGATGCGGCAAGCGCCATGAAGCGCCTTGCAGGGCTCCTGGCCGCCCATGGGCTGCCGGTGAAGCTTGGAGCGGCCTCCGCCCCCGAACATGCCCTCGGGGCCATGGAGCTCCTGCGCCTCGCGGAGCAGGCGCTCGAGACGGCCCTGGCCGGACCGGACGCCACCGTCCTGCACGAGGCACGCCGCCGCGCGCCGCAGCCTGCCCGGCCTGCGCCTGACCCGCTCGACACCGTTCACATCCTGAATGCACGCCGCCTCACCCTGGCCCTGCAGCCGGTCGTGGATGCGCAGACCCGTCGCGCCGTCCTGGCCCATGCGCAGCCCTTCGTGGTGGGCGAGCCCGGCGATCAGGGCGGGCCCCTTGCGCCTGCCCGGCCCCTCAAGGGCGCGAACCTGCCGCTCCTGGTGGATGCGCGCATGCTGGAGCTGGCGGCGGATCACCTGGCCCGGCGACCCGATGCGCGGGTAAGCCTTCCGGTCGCCCCGGCGACCCTGCGGGATGGCGAATGGCTGCCCATGCTGGCCGCCCATCTCGGCGCCCGGCCGGGCATCGAGTCCCGCCTCCTGATCGAGCTGCCCGAATCCGTCCTCCGGCATCCGGGCGTGACCCGGGGACGGCTCGACGCCCTCAAGGCGCTCGGCGTCGGGGTTGTCCTCTCAGGCTTCGGGAGCGGCTACGCGACCCTGGCGCATCTGCGCCACCTGCCCATCGACATTCTGAAGATCGACGGGGTCTTCACGCGGATTCTCTGCGGCTCGACCGAGGACCGGCTCTTCGTGAGGCGCCTCATCGACATTGCCCAGCATCTCGGCATCGCGACCCTGGCGGACGGGGTGGACGACGAAGCGGAGGCGCGCAGGCTCGCCACATGGGGCGTGGATTATCTCCAGGGCACGGTGACGGGCGAGGCCGAGCCCCTGCCGCTCCCGGGTCTCCTGCCGCTGCGGGCCCGGCGCGCCTGA
- the rpmF gene encoding 50S ribosomal protein L32 codes for MAVPKRKTSPSRRGMRRSADALKAPTYIEDKDSGELRRPHHVDLKSGMYRGRQVLKVKSEA; via the coding sequence ATGGCCGTTCCAAAGAGAAAAACGTCGCCTTCGCGGCGCGGCATGCGTCGCTCCGCCGATGCCTTGAAGGCCCCGACCTACATCGAGGACAAGGATTCCGGCGAGCTGCGCCGTCCTCACCACGTCGACCTGAAGTCCGGCATGTACCGTGGCCGTCAGGTCCTCAAGGTGAAGTCGGAAGCCTGA